One genomic segment of Flagellimonas marinaquae includes these proteins:
- the glpK gene encoding glycerol kinase GlpK — protein MNQYILALDQGTTSSRAVVFDKKGTIVSMAQKEFTQIFPRPGWVEHDPSEIWSTQAGVAAEAVSKKGLKSTQLAAIGITNQRETVVVWDKNTGEPVYNAIVWQDKRTADYCDELKKEGKSDIIRKKTGLVIDSYFSGTKVKWILDNVEGARQKADNGNLIMGTIDTWLIWKMSDGALHITDVTNASRTMLFNINTMDWDNELLELMGIPKSMLPNIKQSSEVYGNTSPNIFATKIPIAGIAGDQQAALFGQMCTKQGMVKNTYGTGCFMLMNIGDKPIVSENNLLTTVAWKINGETTYALEGSVFIAGAVVQWLRDSLNIIKSSEEVEKLASSVNSTEGVVFVPAFAGLGAPHWNQKAQGTLFGITRGTTDAHIARAALKSIAYQTMDILKAMEADSGISIKELRVDGGATVNDMLMQFQADVLNTITVRPKIVETTVMGAAYLAGLAVGYWENHQEIQEIWQTDVHFEPTNERETIEQGIKEWYKAIKALEFWTELP, from the coding sequence ATGAACCAATACATCCTTGCTTTGGATCAAGGGACCACAAGCTCACGTGCCGTGGTGTTCGATAAAAAAGGCACAATTGTGTCCATGGCCCAAAAAGAATTCACTCAAATATTTCCCAGACCAGGATGGGTGGAACACGACCCCAGTGAAATCTGGTCCACTCAAGCAGGAGTAGCTGCCGAGGCCGTGAGCAAAAAAGGACTTAAATCCACCCAATTGGCCGCCATAGGAATCACCAACCAACGGGAAACCGTGGTCGTATGGGACAAAAACACCGGTGAGCCCGTGTACAATGCCATTGTTTGGCAAGATAAAAGGACTGCCGATTATTGCGATGAACTAAAAAAAGAGGGGAAATCCGATATCATCCGAAAAAAAACCGGATTGGTAATCGATTCCTATTTTTCCGGAACCAAGGTGAAATGGATCTTGGACAATGTAGAAGGCGCACGACAAAAAGCGGACAATGGCAATTTGATCATGGGTACCATTGACACTTGGCTTATTTGGAAAATGTCGGACGGAGCCCTGCACATTACCGATGTGACCAATGCCTCCCGAACCATGCTTTTTAATATAAATACCATGGACTGGGACAATGAATTACTGGAACTGATGGGCATTCCCAAAAGTATGCTGCCCAACATAAAACAATCCAGCGAGGTTTATGGAAATACCAGTCCCAATATTTTTGCCACCAAAATACCGATAGCCGGCATTGCTGGTGACCAACAAGCCGCATTGTTCGGTCAAATGTGTACAAAGCAGGGCATGGTAAAAAACACTTACGGCACAGGTTGCTTTATGTTGATGAACATTGGTGACAAACCCATTGTATCCGAGAACAATCTACTTACCACGGTAGCCTGGAAAATTAATGGTGAAACCACTTATGCCCTAGAGGGCAGTGTTTTTATAGCCGGTGCGGTGGTACAATGGTTACGCGACAGCCTAAATATCATTAAATCCTCCGAAGAGGTAGAAAAACTAGCCAGCTCGGTCAACAGTACCGAAGGAGTTGTATTTGTTCCAGCCTTTGCAGGTTTGGGCGCTCCCCACTGGAACCAGAAAGCCCAAGGAACCCTATTCGGTATTACCCGGGGCACCACCGATGCCCATATTGCCCGGGCAGCCTTAAAGTCCATTGCGTACCAGACCATGGATATTCTTAAGGCCATGGAAGCAGATTCGGGAATTTCCATTAAAGAGTTACGTGTTGATGGCGGTGCAACCGTCAACGATATGCTGATGCAATTCCAGGCCGATGTTCTGAATACCATCACCGTTCGACCAAAAATTGTTGAAACCACAGTAATGGGAGCGGCATATTTGGCAGGTCTTGCCGTTGGTTATTGGGAAAACCACCAAGAGATCCAGGAAATCTGGCAAACCGATGTACACTTTGAACCGACCAACGAGCGGGAAACCATTGAACAAGGCATAAAAGAATGGTACAAAGCAATAAAGGCACTTGAATTTTGGACGGAACTTCCATAA
- a CDS encoding alpha-amylase family glycosyl hydrolase, giving the protein MRTIKGLILILAIAALKSCKEKPKPAPQPMKKKEVVYQVFTRLFGNTNTTNTPWGTIEENGVGKFADFSEKALTEIKALGVTHIWYTGVPHHAVINDYTEYGISNDDPDVVKGRAGSPYAVKDYYNVDPDLAIDPSKRLEEFKALVDRTHNAGMKVIIDIVPNHVARNYEGKTNPDGVEDFGSSDDTSKEYAVNNNFYYIPGEAFKVPDWQEGYLPLGGEENNLTDSKFEENPAKWTGNGSRLAQPHYNDWYETVKINYGVRPDGTKDFDELPESFREKDYKEHYEFWKDKTLPDSWGKFKDIAQYWLDFGVDGFRFDMAEMVPVEFWSYLNSNIKMKNPDAFLLAEVYNPALYRDYIHKGKMDYLYDKVELYDSIKHIMKGYGWTDHIPVVQKGMADIEHHMLHFLENHDEQRIASPDFAGNAQLGKPAMVVSATISTSPTMIYFGQEVGEPGAEDAGFGDPTRTSIFDYVGVPHHQRWVNNKKFDGGQLTKEERELRDFYKRLLNFTISSEALMGEYQEIHFYNKDHTEDYDHRVLSFVRWTSNEKLIVLSNFDALKNYSLNLKVPEDVITKWELTDGDYPLSEVLFGEVSPKLSVINGQGQIQLDLAPLQSYIFKLK; this is encoded by the coding sequence ATGAGAACAATAAAAGGCCTAATCTTGATCTTGGCCATTGCGGCATTAAAATCGTGCAAAGAAAAACCAAAGCCAGCTCCGCAACCTATGAAAAAGAAAGAAGTAGTTTACCAAGTATTTACCCGTCTTTTTGGAAACACCAACACTACCAATACACCATGGGGTACCATAGAGGAAAACGGTGTGGGCAAGTTTGCCGATTTCTCCGAAAAAGCCTTGACCGAAATAAAAGCTCTCGGCGTTACCCATATTTGGTATACCGGAGTGCCCCATCATGCAGTGATCAATGATTATACAGAATACGGCATTTCCAATGATGACCCCGATGTGGTAAAAGGTAGGGCCGGTTCCCCATACGCAGTTAAGGATTATTACAATGTTGATCCGGATTTGGCCATCGACCCATCAAAAAGATTGGAGGAATTTAAGGCACTGGTGGATCGTACGCACAACGCAGGTATGAAGGTCATTATCGATATCGTACCCAATCACGTAGCAAGAAATTATGAAGGAAAGACCAATCCGGACGGAGTCGAGGATTTTGGAAGCTCCGATGATACATCAAAAGAATATGCGGTAAACAATAATTTTTATTACATCCCCGGAGAAGCGTTTAAAGTACCTGATTGGCAGGAAGGATACCTGCCACTTGGTGGTGAAGAAAACAATTTGACCGACTCCAAGTTTGAAGAAAACCCCGCTAAATGGACAGGTAACGGTTCCAGACTGGCACAACCTCACTACAACGATTGGTACGAAACGGTAAAAATAAACTATGGGGTACGCCCGGACGGTACAAAAGATTTTGATGAACTGCCAGAGTCGTTCCGAGAGAAAGATTATAAAGAACATTATGAGTTTTGGAAGGACAAAACACTCCCGGATTCTTGGGGCAAGTTCAAAGACATTGCCCAATATTGGTTGGATTTTGGAGTAGACGGGTTCAGGTTTGATATGGCCGAAATGGTACCCGTGGAGTTTTGGAGCTACCTTAACTCCAATATTAAGATGAAGAACCCTGATGCCTTTCTATTGGCAGAAGTCTATAATCCAGCCCTTTACCGAGATTATATCCACAAAGGAAAAATGGATTATTTGTATGATAAGGTCGAGCTCTACGATAGTATAAAACATATAATGAAGGGGTATGGTTGGACAGATCACATCCCCGTAGTGCAGAAAGGCATGGCGGATATTGAGCACCACATGCTACATTTTTTGGAAAACCACGATGAGCAGCGTATCGCAAGTCCCGATTTTGCAGGAAATGCACAATTGGGAAAGCCGGCCATGGTAGTGTCGGCAACGATCAGTACCTCTCCTACAATGATCTATTTTGGACAAGAAGTAGGTGAGCCCGGGGCGGAAGATGCTGGGTTTGGTGACCCGACCCGGACTTCGATTTTTGATTATGTCGGGGTGCCACATCACCAAAGGTGGGTCAACAATAAAAAGTTCGATGGAGGGCAACTTACCAAAGAAGAAAGGGAACTTAGGGATTTTTACAAACGCCTGTTAAATTTTACCATATCCAGTGAGGCGTTGATGGGCGAGTACCAGGAAATTCATTTTTACAACAAAGATCATACGGAGGATTATGACCACAGAGTACTATCGTTCGTTAGATGGACATCCAATGAAAAACTAATAGTACTTTCCAATTTTGATGCCCTAAAAAACTATTCTTTAAATCTAAAAGTACCGGAAGATGTAATCACAAAATGGGAGCTAACAGATGGTGATTACCCGTTGTCCGAGGTCTTATTTGGAGAAGTTTCCCCAAAACTTTCCGTAATAAATGGGCAAGGACAAATCCAATTGGATTTGGCTCCACTACAATCTTATATTTTTAAATTAAAGTAA
- a CDS encoding TspO/MBR family protein, which produces MKKRIIYIAISVLVCLVIGFLSSIATQSSVNDWYLTLNKPSFTPPNELFAPVWTALYVMMGTAAGIVWSKGYHHIWVKTALYHFVFQLLLNALWSIVFFGLKNPLGGLIVILALLTMILLTIKWFKVISKPAAILMVPYVIWVAFASALNYKIWELNA; this is translated from the coding sequence ATGAAAAAAAGAATTATTTACATCGCCATTAGTGTTTTGGTCTGCCTTGTCATAGGTTTTTTGTCCAGCATTGCCACCCAAAGTTCCGTGAACGACTGGTACCTTACACTGAACAAGCCCTCTTTTACGCCGCCCAACGAGCTTTTTGCCCCCGTCTGGACCGCTTTATATGTTATGATGGGCACTGCAGCTGGAATAGTGTGGTCCAAAGGATATCATCACATTTGGGTAAAAACGGCCTTGTATCACTTTGTTTTTCAGTTGTTGTTAAACGCACTTTGGAGCATAGTTTTCTTTGGACTTAAAAATCCTCTTGGCGGTCTAATTGTAATTTTGGCCCTGTTGACCATGATCCTTCTTACCATAAAATGGTTCAAGGTGATAAGCAAACCTGCCGCAATTTTAATGGTACCCTACGTAATCTGGGTCGCTTTTGCCTCTGCCCTCAACTACAAAATCTGGGAACTCAACGCTTAG
- a CDS encoding NAD(P)/FAD-dependent oxidoreductase has translation MFDLIIVGGGAAGFYAAIQVAERAPDLKIAIFERGKTVLSKVKISGGGRCNVTHGEFVPKYLATNYPRGEKELLGPFHAYAPMDVMAFFEERGVPLKVEEDGRVFPKSDSSQSIIDCLVGEADRLGVTVLRNSSVKDINKTEEGWQVTTMNKHYQSKKLLLATGSNPKIWKLLEKLGHQVVPPVPSLFTFNVSDNRIKGIQGLSTYASVEVLAKKVFHTDKKSLNLKSKLDQNTFLYAEGPVLITHWGLSGPAILKLSAWGANILNDYNYSFRILVNWLPEYTTESMEASLREIKEVEAKKTVMRTNVTELPKRLWKRLVEAAQIGPEKRWGDISKMELRALAEQLTASSFKVEGKSTFKEEFVTAGGVDLKEINFKTFESKLHPDLYFAGEIINVDAITGGFNFQNAWTGAYIAAQAITS, from the coding sequence ATGTTCGACCTTATTATAGTAGGTGGTGGAGCGGCAGGTTTCTATGCGGCAATTCAAGTGGCAGAACGTGCTCCCGATCTGAAAATAGCCATTTTTGAAAGGGGCAAGACTGTTCTTTCCAAAGTAAAGATCTCAGGCGGTGGACGTTGTAATGTTACCCACGGGGAGTTTGTGCCCAAATATTTGGCGACCAACTATCCTCGGGGCGAGAAAGAGCTTTTGGGACCATTCCATGCCTATGCCCCAATGGACGTAATGGCTTTTTTTGAAGAACGGGGCGTACCATTGAAAGTGGAAGAGGACGGACGCGTTTTTCCAAAGAGCGATTCCTCCCAAAGTATTATTGATTGTTTGGTAGGAGAGGCGGACCGATTGGGTGTAACAGTCTTAAGAAACAGTTCTGTAAAAGATATAAATAAAACAGAAGAGGGGTGGCAGGTGACCACGATGAACAAGCATTATCAATCCAAAAAACTATTGTTGGCCACTGGCAGTAATCCGAAAATCTGGAAGCTTCTGGAAAAATTAGGACATCAGGTCGTACCCCCCGTCCCTTCACTTTTTACCTTTAATGTTTCCGATAATAGAATTAAAGGTATTCAAGGTTTGAGTACATACGCCTCGGTCGAGGTTTTGGCCAAAAAGGTATTCCATACGGATAAAAAATCGCTCAATCTTAAAAGTAAGCTAGATCAAAATACTTTTCTCTATGCAGAAGGCCCCGTTCTCATAACTCATTGGGGATTAAGTGGACCGGCAATTTTAAAATTATCGGCTTGGGGAGCAAATATTCTTAACGATTACAATTATTCTTTTAGAATATTGGTGAATTGGTTGCCGGAATACACCACCGAATCCATGGAAGCCAGCCTAAGGGAAATAAAGGAGGTGGAGGCAAAAAAAACCGTGATGCGGACCAATGTCACCGAACTGCCCAAACGATTATGGAAACGATTGGTTGAAGCTGCACAAATCGGGCCGGAGAAACGTTGGGGAGATATTTCGAAGATGGAGCTTCGGGCATTGGCAGAACAATTGACGGCTTCATCATTTAAGGTAGAGGGGAAAAGTACGTTTAAAGAAGAATTTGTGACCGCTGGAGGTGTGGATTTAAAAGAAATCAATTTTAAAACTTTTGAAAGCAAGTTGCATCCCGATCTTTACTTTGCAGGTGAGATTATAAACGTAGATGCCATTACGGGAGGATTTAATTTCCAAAATGCATGGACCGGTGCCTATATTGCAGCACAGGCCATAACTTCCTAG
- a CDS encoding mevalonate kinase — protein MKGPLFYSKILLFGEYGIIKDSKGLSIPYNFFKGALKWDKNNSEMAQESNKSLKAYAAYLKALEIKEEGLVSFDIEALERDVAEGMYFDSSIPQGYGIGSSGALVAAIYDRYATDKITVLENLTREKLLQLKTIFGKMESFFHGKSSGLDPLNSYLSLPILINSKDNIESTSIPSQNTEGKGAVFLLDSGITGETAPMVQIFMENMKQEGFRNMIKDQFIKHTDACVEDFLNGNIKSLFGNLKQLSNVVFDNFKPMIPSKFHQLWQKGIETNDYYLKLCGSGGGGYILGFTQDLDKARKALKGHTLEVVYNF, from the coding sequence ATGAAAGGTCCATTGTTTTATTCCAAGATATTGTTGTTTGGAGAGTACGGTATTATCAAAGACTCCAAAGGATTGTCCATACCTTATAATTTCTTTAAGGGAGCATTAAAGTGGGACAAGAACAATTCGGAAATGGCCCAAGAATCCAACAAAAGTCTAAAAGCTTACGCGGCGTACCTAAAAGCGCTGGAAATTAAGGAAGAAGGCTTGGTCTCTTTTGATATCGAAGCTTTGGAAAGGGATGTGGCCGAGGGTATGTATTTTGATAGTTCCATTCCGCAAGGTTATGGAATTGGGAGCAGTGGCGCTTTGGTGGCTGCCATTTACGACCGTTACGCTACGGACAAGATTACGGTTTTGGAAAACCTGACGCGCGAAAAGTTACTACAGTTGAAAACGATTTTCGGAAAAATGGAATCTTTTTTCCATGGTAAATCTTCCGGATTGGATCCATTGAACAGTTATTTAAGTCTGCCTATTTTAATCAATTCCAAGGATAATATCGAATCTACCAGTATACCCTCCCAAAATACCGAGGGCAAAGGAGCTGTTTTCTTGTTGGATAGTGGCATTACTGGCGAAACCGCCCCGATGGTGCAAATATTCATGGAAAATATGAAGCAGGAAGGATTCCGCAATATGATCAAGGATCAGTTTATTAAACATACCGATGCTTGTGTGGAGGATTTCCTGAATGGCAACATAAAATCCTTATTTGGTAATCTAAAGCAGCTATCCAACGTGGTTTTTGACAACTTTAAGCCGATGATTCCTTCCAAGTTCCATCAGCTTTGGCAAAAAGGAATCGAGACCAACGATTATTACCTAAAACTGTGCGGATCCGGAGGAGGAGGTTATATATTGGGCTTTACCCAAGACCTCGATAAGGCAAGAAAAGCTTTAAAGGGACATACTTTGGAAGTGGTTTACAACTTCTAA
- a CDS encoding glycerophosphodiester phosphodiesterase, with product MKKNLLIALGAIWLLTSCEMTKSKPLVIGHRGAMGHETENTLASVQKALDLGVDMIEIDVFKIQSGEIVVFHDKKVDRLANAGGNIEEYNMFQLRQLVLDGGHKIPMLQEVLKLIDNKVALNIELKGAGTTDKVNQAINFYVKEKGWNIENFIISSFKWDELQAMRAINKDVKIAVLTSEDPLQALEVAKELDAVAINPNYKTLTQNNTAKIQSEGLKVYTWTVNEPEDIQRMTEFGVDGIITNYPERVN from the coding sequence ATGAAAAAAAACTTACTTATTGCACTTGGAGCCATTTGGCTTTTAACGAGTTGTGAAATGACAAAATCAAAACCATTGGTAATTGGACATCGAGGAGCCATGGGGCACGAGACCGAGAACACATTGGCATCAGTACAAAAAGCTTTGGATCTGGGAGTGGATATGATCGAGATTGATGTATTCAAGATCCAAAGTGGCGAGATTGTGGTTTTCCATGATAAAAAGGTGGACCGGCTTGCCAACGCCGGCGGAAACATTGAGGAATATAATATGTTTCAATTGCGACAACTTGTATTGGACGGTGGGCATAAGATTCCCATGCTCCAAGAGGTGCTGAAGCTCATAGATAACAAGGTAGCACTAAATATAGAGCTAAAAGGTGCAGGAACTACGGATAAAGTTAATCAAGCCATCAACTTTTATGTAAAAGAAAAAGGATGGAATATAGAAAACTTTATTATTTCCAGCTTTAAATGGGACGAGCTCCAAGCCATGAGAGCGATCAACAAGGATGTTAAAATTGCCGTATTGACCTCCGAAGATCCGTTGCAAGCGTTGGAAGTGGCCAAGGAGTTGGATGCCGTAGCCATTAACCCAAACTATAAAACCCTTACACAAAACAATACTGCTAAAATCCAATCGGAAGGATTAAAAGTATATACCTGGACGGTCAACGAACCCGAAGACATTCAAAGAATGACAGAATTTGGGGTCGATGGTATTATCACCAATTATCCAGAACGTGTGAATTAA
- a CDS encoding LacI family DNA-binding transcriptional regulator, translating to MKSKITLKDIARELEVSISTVSKALKNSEEISRDTKEKVQAFAKLYNYKPNNIAISLKNKRTKNIGVVIPDIVHHFFTTVIRGIEKYANARGYNVIVCLSEESFDKEVINMEMLANGSIDGFIMSLSSETQSKGDYNHLKEVTDQGIPVVLFDRITNEIDCDKVIIDDELGAYRATQKFIDQGKNKIALITTDDYLSVSKARTKGYLKALQESNLGVDESLILKLPSMEMDEQAIKTFLNEVDPDAVLCVNEIFAVYSMRLVQEKGLKIPEDIAFIGFTDGVLSKYANPSLSVVAQHGEKMGEVSAEMLIDKVESEAEEESYTTKILEPTLVIRDSIEH from the coding sequence TTGAAGTCAAAGATTACCTTAAAGGATATTGCAAGGGAGCTGGAGGTTTCCATATCTACAGTTTCCAAAGCACTCAAGAACAGCGAAGAGATCAGTAGGGACACCAAAGAGAAAGTACAGGCTTTTGCCAAACTTTATAACTACAAGCCCAACAATATAGCCATTAGCTTAAAGAATAAGCGCACCAAGAATATAGGCGTGGTGATTCCGGATATAGTGCATCATTTTTTTACTACCGTTATCCGAGGTATCGAGAAATATGCCAATGCCAGAGGCTATAATGTAATTGTTTGTCTTTCCGAAGAATCTTTTGATAAAGAAGTCATCAATATGGAAATGTTGGCCAATGGAAGTATAGATGGTTTTATTATGTCACTATCTTCCGAAACACAATCTAAGGGCGATTACAATCACTTAAAAGAGGTTACTGACCAAGGCATACCTGTTGTTCTTTTTGATAGGATCACCAACGAAATCGACTGTGACAAGGTAATTATCGATGACGAACTCGGAGCCTATCGTGCAACTCAAAAATTCATTGACCAAGGAAAAAACAAGATTGCCCTGATTACCACCGACGATTACCTAAGTGTAAGTAAGGCAAGAACAAAGGGATACCTAAAAGCGCTTCAGGAAAGCAATTTGGGCGTTGATGAATCGCTGATCTTAAAACTTCCATCCATGGAGATGGACGAGCAGGCCATCAAAACCTTTTTGAACGAGGTGGACCCTGATGCCGTTCTGTGCGTAAACGAAATTTTTGCGGTCTACAGCATGCGATTGGTCCAAGAAAAGGGATTAAAAATTCCCGAGGATATCGCTTTTATCGGCTTTACCGACGGCGTGCTGTCCAAATATGCCAATCCAAGTCTATCCGTGGTGGCCCAACACGGGGAAAAGATGGGCGAGGTCTCTGCAGAAATGCTTATCGATAAAGTAGAGAGCGAAGCGGAGGAAGAAAGCTATACGACCAAAATATTGGAGCCCACCTTGGTGATCAGGGATTCCATAGAACATTAA
- a CDS encoding DUF1697 domain-containing protein, which translates to MGNTYIGLLRGINVSGQKKIKMAELRRVLEEIGLQKVKTYIQSGNIVFEGGNIEQNDLQRYIFDAIYQNFGFEVPVLLFNKEEIEHVLNKSPFMDADGENRLYYVWLRTSPEHDLVEQFNQHQFKHEDYFVTDKCVYLLCKNGYGRAKLNNNYIENKLKVEATTRNRKTMLKLLEMIDS; encoded by the coding sequence ATGGGGAATACATACATTGGCTTACTTCGGGGTATAAACGTAAGCGGCCAAAAAAAGATTAAAATGGCCGAATTGAGGCGAGTTTTAGAGGAAATCGGTCTTCAAAAGGTGAAAACATATATTCAAAGTGGGAATATTGTTTTTGAGGGTGGCAACATAGAACAAAACGATTTGCAGCGATATATTTTTGATGCTATTTATCAAAATTTTGGTTTTGAGGTGCCGGTATTACTGTTCAATAAGGAAGAAATAGAGCATGTTTTGAACAAAAGTCCATTTATGGATGCCGATGGAGAGAACAGACTCTATTATGTTTGGCTAAGAACTTCGCCTGAACATGATTTGGTAGAACAATTTAATCAACATCAATTTAAGCATGAAGATTATTTTGTTACCGATAAATGTGTGTATTTACTCTGTAAAAATGGATATGGCAGGGCAAAACTCAACAATAACTACATCGAGAACAAACTAAAAGTGGAGGCTACGACCCGAAACCGAAAAACGATGCTGAAACTATTGGAAATGATAGATTCCTAA
- a CDS encoding diphosphomevalonate/mevalonate 3,5-bisphosphate decarboxylase family protein, giving the protein MTEKQFLPGTYLELPENGKVTWKAPSNIALVKYWGKKPVQIPANPSISFTLDTCATTTSVSYGKKNNGGISFDLLFEGKAKEDFKPKIHTFFERIREYVPFLDKYHFTIDTTNSFPHSSGIASSASGMAALSMCLMDMEKTLNPAMSDELFHAKASYLARLGSGSACRSIKGSMVQWGAHKNIPNSSNLYGIEYPFEIHPVFNGFCDTILLVHKGQKQVSSTVGHQLMHGHPYATNRFEQAFANLDTLKPILASGDLEGFIKLVESEALTLHAMMMTSMPYFILMKPDTLEIINKVWEFRLDTKIPLCFTLDAGANVHLLYPSSEKEKVQKFIKDNLADHCENGQYINDVVGSGAIKINS; this is encoded by the coding sequence ATGACGGAAAAACAATTTTTGCCCGGTACGTATTTGGAATTGCCCGAAAATGGCAAGGTGACCTGGAAAGCACCCAGCAATATTGCCTTGGTAAAATATTGGGGCAAAAAACCAGTACAGATTCCCGCCAATCCGTCCATAAGTTTTACTTTGGATACCTGTGCTACTACAACATCGGTATCGTATGGAAAGAAGAACAATGGGGGCATATCCTTTGATCTATTGTTCGAGGGCAAGGCAAAAGAAGATTTTAAACCCAAAATCCATACTTTTTTTGAGCGTATTCGGGAGTATGTTCCGTTTTTGGATAAGTACCACTTTACCATTGATACCACCAATTCCTTTCCCCATAGCAGCGGAATTGCATCTTCGGCAAGTGGAATGGCCGCTTTGTCCATGTGTTTAATGGATATGGAGAAAACACTGAACCCCGCTATGTCGGATGAGCTGTTCCATGCCAAGGCATCTTATTTGGCCCGATTGGGATCGGGCAGCGCATGCCGGAGCATAAAAGGCAGTATGGTGCAATGGGGCGCCCACAAGAACATTCCCAACAGTTCCAATTTGTACGGAATCGAGTATCCGTTCGAAATTCATCCGGTTTTTAATGGTTTTTGTGATACGATTTTATTGGTCCACAAAGGACAAAAACAGGTGAGCAGCACCGTCGGCCATCAATTAATGCACGGTCACCCGTATGCCACGAATCGTTTTGAACAGGCCTTTGCCAATTTGGATACGTTAAAACCAATTCTGGCAAGTGGGGATTTGGAAGGATTCATCAAGCTAGTGGAAAGTGAGGCTTTGACCCTGCATGCCATGATGATGACCAGTATGCCCTACTTTATTTTAATGAAACCGGACACTTTGGAAATCATCAACAAAGTTTGGGAGTTCAGACTTGATACCAAAATACCGCTATGTTTTACGCTTGATGCTGGGGCCAATGTTCATTTGCTCTACCCGTCATCAGAAAAGGAAAAGGTACAAAAGTTTATCAAAGATAACTTGGCGGACCATTGCGAGAACGGACAGTACATTAACGATGTGGTGGGGTCGGGGGCCATCAAAATAAACAGCTAA
- a CDS encoding MIP/aquaporin family protein produces MTPFIAEIIGTFLLMVLGCGVVANVSLQKTYGNGSGWIVITTGWAIAVYTGVVVAGPYSGAHINPAVSIGLAVAGKFPWNEVPAYILAQFIGAMLAAFCVWLVNKDHFSATSDGDTKRAVFCTAPAIPNTLINLFSEFLGTFVLVFSVLFFTDAMLTTDNTIIGLGSLGALPVSLIVWGIGLSLGGTTGYAINPARDLGPRIVHALLPLQNKSGNNWGYSWIPVVGPIAGAVLAAWAAILLQ; encoded by the coding sequence ATGACTCCCTTTATAGCTGAAATTATAGGCACTTTTTTGTTAATGGTCCTCGGGTGCGGTGTAGTTGCGAACGTTTCGCTTCAAAAAACTTATGGAAATGGATCTGGTTGGATTGTGATCACTACAGGTTGGGCGATTGCCGTTTACACCGGAGTAGTAGTGGCTGGGCCGTACAGCGGTGCCCACATCAATCCAGCTGTCAGTATTGGGTTGGCCGTGGCCGGAAAATTTCCGTGGAACGAAGTTCCAGCGTATATTTTAGCACAATTTATTGGAGCCATGTTGGCGGCCTTTTGTGTTTGGCTAGTGAACAAAGATCACTTTAGTGCCACTAGCGATGGTGATACCAAAAGAGCCGTGTTTTGTACTGCCCCTGCCATACCCAATACGTTAATTAATCTTTTTTCAGAGTTCTTGGGCACTTTTGTGCTCGTTTTCTCGGTACTTTTTTTTACCGATGCCATGCTGACCACGGATAATACCATTATTGGCCTTGGTTCTTTAGGGGCCCTACCTGTATCCTTAATTGTTTGGGGCATAGGCCTTTCTTTAGGGGGAACAACGGGTTACGCCATTAATCCTGCCAGAGATCTAGGCCCACGGATTGTACATGCGCTATTGCCATTGCAGAATAAAAGCGGGAATAACTGGGGTTATAGTTGGATTCCTGTGGTCGGTCCCATTGCAGGAGCAGTTTTAGCCGCCTGGGCCGCTATACTTTTACAGTGA